The region AGCTATAGAATGATAGTTTTTGAAATAGTTGGGGAAGAAGGAATATAGATCTTGAGATTGatcatttgttttgttctttctttttttcttcttcttcttcttcttcttcttttttttttttttttttttttgggtttggttcCTCAGCAACCAGAGGATGCATTGATCGACGAACAAAACAAACAGTCAACAATTTTATGATGAATTGAGATTGGTGATTTGTTCTGTGTGTggtttttgtagtgtttttttttttttttttttttatgattatattaCAATTATATAGTTTTGCATATATCAATTGTTTTGTAATGTGAATGCCGCTATTGGATTCATAaacaatagaaaagaaaagaaaataagccaAAATCCTTGAATTTACTCCGGAAAGTTTCTCTCTTTAGtcaatatatatgttgtaataaTTCTCAATTTTCTTTCGCTTTTGTTTCTATGAATATGTGGGAAATAGTAAAGCAAGAAATTCTTtatcttgaatttctttttgggaaaaaaagattaaaaacaaaaatcattattattattttattattcttttccaagaagatttcatgaaaatatttttaaaaataaattttaataataaaaaaaaaaacaaaaaaaccctgTCAGTAGCGTGGGTTATAGGCTAGTATTTTTAGAAACTAATGTTACTCTTTTATACTCATTTCACATTGGCTTATATGacatattttgagttttttttttttttttttttttttttttttaaaagtggttGTCGTGTCAACCAATATGAAATGGATGTGAAAAacaacattactcttttttaaaatgcatgcgAGAATCACACACATAGATAAAAAAATGCATGAGAAGATTATATACTCTAAAGATAgatattagtttaataaattggattgaaatgattttttttaatccagTTTAGAAGAAAACTTTGCCCTAGCTTTTTGCGTGAGCTTTGCAACATAACTGGTTTTATATAAAAGAAGGAATGTATGATCTAAGTACAAAATGAGAGAGTGAAAGCAGATAAACAAATAAGTCCCTCAAAACCCATAAGATGGGTGGGAGGGTACACAAACCTTATAGGCCACTATTATAAAGCAAAACAATTTGAATAGTTATCACAAAAAGCAAGCTATAGAACAAATTAACTACAAACATACACTCTTATTAGCTAACTATTTGCTATATCTTTTATGTCCTTAACTATGGTAATGTGTAACTGAGATTATAGTCCTCTTGCTTTAGAAGTTTTGCCATTATCTTGTGGCTTCAACCAGGATAAAATCTTCAGTGCATCTTCCATTGATGGCCGATCAGATGTCCTACTTCTAGTGCAGAGGAAGGCAACTTCAAGAACCAGTTTTATCTCCTCTTGCACAGAGGGTTGAGAATCAGCTTTAGAAGTTCGGTCATTATCTGGTGATTTTGGGGTTGTTGAAGAGCTTGAGGGAGTTTGGGGGGAAGAGTTTGTGAGGGAGAGGTGTCTGGAGGTAGTGGTGGCGGCGCATGGACCGGTGACGGCGGCGGGGGCGGAGAGGCTTGGGGTGAAGGTGGATGTGATGAGCTCAAGGTTTGATAGCTTTGAGGGTGTCGTGGATGCACTTGGGCTGAAATAATGGGTGAGATGGGTTTAGGATttaagattttgatcaaacatgtgtaattttgttttgcaaTAGAAAGTTTATGCAAATTTTTGTGTATGATTCAATCATTCATATGTGAAGATATAAGTTGAATCTTAATTAGTAATGAATACAATaattatgttttatgaataatttttttagaagatAATTTAAGGATGAGACTTAAAgaaacatttttataatttatttgtaataaaaaattcataaaatatatgTGTTAAGCATTTCTCTTATGTGAATAGTTAGTGTTGAGGAtggaagatgattttttttttttttttggttcagtGTTCGTGAATTTATGCgaagaaaaaaacaacttttGCATAGAGGCCATTTAGAAAGTTATTAAGGTTGAGTATTTGAAAAGAAAGGAATCGGCACATTTTTTAGGATAGTGAGACCAATGCCCTTTGTTTAAAGAGCAAAGTTAGAAATTAcgtttttatctcacaatgttgaCGTAATAGTTTCAACCAACTATTAgattattatttgttaaaaaataaatcaaaggtTAATTAAGACTACTTGTATGTCAATATTGTGAGATAATTGTacgataaaaatatggtttataacattactcttgtttAAAATCTTTGATCTCTACAACCTCTTTATTTGCTTATTTGTGTTATGAATTACTAATTTCATCACGGCttatttccatatatgtagctagAGATTACTATCACTTCAAaattactagttaatttggagttttcctataattatttataaaacttagTTTCATCAAGTAATTAAGCAATATGAAACTTAACACTCACGACTCTTTTTAttaaccactcactctatgtggaTTGCTCCGCATCTTCTTAATATGGGACCGAAGTGTTACAAATTCCGTCTCTTAAATTCCTGACATCCTTGTCAGGGCCATATTATACAATTCTCAAGTAACACATGATGTTACTAGATGGTTTGATACAATTTGTAATGACCCAGGAAAAAGTACTAGTTACATCTAACCGACCACCCCAAAAGAACTAGCGTATATGCATCAAGTGCATTTTGAGTAATACCGCAGAGGTGTCTAATGCATTTGGAGTGATACCCCATTATCCCCCATCCCTCCAAAGCTTATGGGGCGTGCTCCCCATAATTttctatttgaaattaattttgaaagaacAAGAATGAAGATAATGATCAACTAAACATACATATATGGCAAAACTAAAGCAATACAACTGCATGATCAGTATCAACGGGGTACCAGTTGGGAAATGGTGGCATCATTGACTGAACAAAATTTTCCCCGCGACAGACAAatttcttcctcattttcatcTCTTTGAAGTGAAAAAGCAGGCTTTTTAGGAGTATTGATGGCTGCAGTTTCATTCCTGAGCATTGAAGAAATCTCCAAGATAGAAGGTCTATCAACAGGGTTCTCTTGGACACATAAAAGAGCCACCTCCATGCATCTTAGGAGTTtacaagaagaagataaatCATCCAGTGATGGATCAAGAAACTCCCACCCTTTGCCTTCTTTCCACAAAACATATGCCTGCAAGAATTACTCATCTTAGTTGTAGAACAAATGAGGGACTTTTCAAATGACAATAAACCTAAACCACAATAGTGATCATAATATAATCATAGAAAGTATTACCAAGTAACATACATATTCTAAAAGGTTCAAATTTTCATGTGTCCCATAATAACATGCAGTCTTCTTGCCACTTATAATTTGCAGAAGCAGAACTCCAAAGCTATAAACGTCGGATTTTGTCGAATATATACCTTTTCTTACATATTCGGGAGGAACATAGCCACTATATAGCATGTAACAATGACAATGATCAGTactagaaaaaaagaaaagaaaaaaaaaaaaaaaaaaaaaggaaacatgtGAGATTTCTACAAAAGGAACTTTACTTACTATGTTCCAACAATCCGACCTGTGTTTGCTTCATGCTCATCCTTCCTGAAAATTCTAGCCATCCCAAAATCTGATATCTTAGGGTTCATGTCATTGTCTAGTAGTATGTTACTAGCTTTTAAATCTCGGTGAATTATAGTAAAATTTGAGTATTCTTGGAGATATAGAAGCCCTTGAGTAATGCCTTCAATGATGTGAACACGTTTCTCCCAATCTAAAAGAAACTTTTTAGTTGGATCTGCATCaatttaaattaatactttGTTACTTACTAGAAAGTGTGGGgcaagaaaatcacaaatcaagAAACCTCATTGAGCTTAAATGGGTCTACCTTTACTTAATTATTTGAAGCTTAAACGAGTGTGTCATCCTCTTTAAACCTCGTTTTAGAAATTGTTAGACCCATTTAAACTTTTCAGTACAAAATTACGTTACGACTCAGCATGTATGCATAAAACTCTGATGGGAAGTATAAAAAGTTGCTGACCGAAAAGGTAGAGATACAAGCTTTTGTTTGCCATGTATTCATAAATCAACATTTTTTCGTCCCTCTCAGTGCAATACCCCAAAACTCTGACTAGATTTACATGTTGTAGTCTTGCGGTAAGTGTGACCTCATTTTTGAACTCTTCAAGCCCTTGGTTTGAAGTTCTTGAAAGTCTCTTTGCTGCTATCTCCTGTCCCTTCCGTAACTTACCCTAGGAAAACCCACACTCATCGTTAGTATTATCAGCCAAAGAGAGTATTATGAGCCACATATAGCACTGATCATTATTCACTCACCCCTATAATAGTATTTCATATCACTATCAGTGGAAATATAATGTTCACAAACAGATATATTTGCAACTGTCAAGCCCCTTTTTTGTGGTGCAGCTATCAACCCTCTGGCCCCTCTTTGTTTAGAGAAAAAAAGATAGCTAAAAGAAAGGCTCAAAAAAAGTTGTATCATCCTATGCAAATAGTTAGTTGGAAGATTTTAGAAAGTTGTTTAGTGAAGCATAGTTCTTCCTAGCAACAAATCAATCCAAGGTATGAACAGAATGTATAACGAGGATAAATTAGAACAAGTGGCTTAATTGAGCAAATCCCTTTCAGAGTCAGAACCAAGGAAACAAGGAGTGGAAAAGAGGTAAATCAAACAATCATGATCTTTCTGACAAGAATGGTGAAGTATATTCCTGccttgaaaagaaaaaggatctGGGAACTTGAATgaagtgaaaaagaaagtagATGAAGCTGTAAAAAGAGATACACTCATCAAGAAGAATTAAGAAATTAGAAGCAGAAGGCAATGTTAGAAGCATAAGACTCCACCAAAACAATTGAGGAGGAACTATGATAATCTCCTGGAGCTATATATAGGGTTGCTTATATGCATTTGGCTTAAATTTACACTGATATGTATAAAGGGAACTCAAGATATATGAGGTGTCAAGCATGCATTATACAGAGTTAGCCATTTAGGTGCGTAAATTATGAAAAGTAATACACTAAGTTAGATTGAGAGGATTTtgaatattaaaatttataaaaggtTTGGAACCTTTTAATGCAGTTTCAAGAAAAACGAACTGATTCCTGATCCAACATATCCTAATTTCCATATTTTTCGATGATTTCATATCACCAgacatcattttctttttcttttggttatgTAATTGAACTCTGCCACACAGGATTGAACAATGGATGCAATTGCCGAATGTTACCTTGTAAACAGGTCCATATCCTCCTTCTCCAAGCTTATTCTCTCTCGAAAAGTTTTGTGTAGCTGCTTTAATGGTAGTATAACTGAATTCTTGCAGATTAGAAGCATTGTTGTCAAGATCTTCAGGATCTGGAAGTTTAATTTTGACTTTATATAATAATCTTTTGGCGCTTTCTCCACAACCTGCAACCATTAGGAAACATAAGCGAAAGATGTTTAGTATCTCCACCACTTATATGGTTGTTGTGTACTTCTTTACATGGTTAATGGTGGTCTCAGAATTGAAAAATTAGAATTACCTCTTGACTTGATTACCCTCCGCCATAAGTAACATATCATAAAGCTCAGTATAAGCAAGACTGCAACAGTTGTAGGCAGAATTATTAATAACGAAGGCCTCTTCTTATGTTGATCTTCACCTTCCTCTTGAGCTGCAAAGGTAATTCATTTATATTCATTTGAATGTCTAACGAGGATCTCTAATCATGTTTTCATTGAGTTTTGTTTCAACATCTTAATTATACTGACAGGATGCATAATATGTGCAAATGGCCACAAGAATATAATGATAAGAATACATGGGTGTGATCAAATTTACACACAAGCTTTTTGGCAACCAAAATATTACAATAAACTTCGCATGGCCTAAAACCAAATTTATATTTGGAGCCAGGGCAGAGGAGGCCATTATCATTTTCACCATCATTAACTATTTTTCTAATGTGTCACGCTCGTAATGTGGAAAGTGCAAGAGCATAAGTTTTAAGGAAAGCGAGACACACTGGTCAACAAATCAAAGCGCTTCTCCCAGTAAGGAAAAGAATCAACCACATAACATGCGCTATCAATTAGAGAATTAATCCTTATAATTATGCTCATTTGTTCCCTTACAACGTCTATACATACCACTCAACATTCATtgataatttcttttattttctcttccttttcttcgtCTCTGATTTCAACATGGCAATTCCACAATTTACCACCAATTTcggttaaatatttcacatgttgggtATAATTTGTTGAAGGAGAATTTGAGTCCATACATGAAGAGGAGTGTTAAAATACTAATTTAAATGAGCTTAAACTGTTGAGATAAACAATAAGAAATGGAAACCTAAGCATGGACCCTATGAAATTTGACCTGATTGTCATGATGTTCAACCTCTGTTTCCTAATGTAGACCATATGGATGGATTTCAAGTAGTAAGTTGAATTGAATTTGTACCTGCTCTAGAGAGCACCCAGTTGTCGTCATTGCCGACTTGAAACACATTGTAACCAAGCAGACCGTTCTGCTTTGCATAAGAAACCTTAGCTCTAATGGCCTCCACATCGTCGTAATTAATCCAAGTCCGCCCAATTGTCCAGGAATTGACCACATAAGTAGCATTGTACACTGAAGCCGCTCCATAACCATAGCTTCTAATGTAGAATTTTATGAACTTATAGCCCATGGAACCGTCCATTGTAACAGCCGGACCCGTCGACGGTGCACCCGTTGCATTGTTTTGGGGTTTCACCAGCGTCCACGCAAAGCCATGGAAAGGCAAGCCCAAAACCAACTTGCTTGGCAGAAAACCTCTTCTCCTCCACTCTTTTATACCATCATCAGTATTAGCCCCGTTCAATTGTCCACGCAATGCCGCATGAAAGTGCGTGACATTGTCCTTTCCAGGCACGTAGTAATCGTACGCTTTAACATGTAACCAATCCAAGTTCCTCTGCATCGACTCCATTGGGTAACTCTCTGAACCCAAAGCTGGCAAGTAACGACCGGACATGACCAAGAGCAGCCGTGACTGGATGGAATTTCTTGCCTCAGAATCCACAGCAACTCGCCACTCGTTCAAAAGGGTGCCCAAGTTGATCATGTCGGAGCTTTTGCTTGGCACAACCCCACAAAGGTCGAAGCCGTGAAACCCATAAAGCCTAGCTGTCCGTATAGAAGATTGAATAAAAGAATTTCTGTAAGAGGACTGGTTGATCATTGAAAAGAAGGTTGAATAGTCTTCTCTGCCAACCCATATGGACAAAAGCGTTGTAATGGAGGGGTTCTTCCGCTTTACAGTGAGGGTGAAGGTAGAGAATAGTTGTTCGGTGGAGGCGTTGATGGAGAGGTGGTAGGTGGAGGAGTTTATATATGCGAAAGCGCATATGAGGTGAGTGAAAAGCTTGGAGTTTATGTCGGAAATAACGATTTCGCTGCCTGCATAATAGTAACCGGCTTGGACCCAAGATTGTGTTTGTGGGGTTGAACTGTGGGATTTGAGAGGgagaaagaagaggaggaggaggaggagggtgaGCAGTTTGGACGCCATTGAAGATCAAATGATGTCCCATGCTTTGGCTGCATATATATTTGTCAAAGCGTGTATATAATTGAGCAAGCAAACACGTCCACGACTCCACAAATCACTTGGCCTGCGGCCCTACATGCCTAGATTTCGTTAGAGAAAGATACACTTTAGATCGAGTTTCAGAATTCTAGCTCATGACGTGGTTGCTCGAGTTTTTGCCAACATTTTTCACGACGAAAACGAATTTTTTACGTCACATTGTTTTACACCAAGACATAGAGAATGTAGAATCATGTATGtgggtcttatatatatatatatatatatatatatatagatcgcATACCTAATATGTTTTGATGTATAACTAATGTAAGGTTATGTAATATAGGAATAACACATCTCTTTTCACAAAAATGATAGCCATTTCCCATTTATAACATTCacatcctaaattttttttctccattttagttaattatcttttttacccactttttttaaaaaacttacctccaattctttattttaattatttacggTCACTGTTCtatttaaatggttttttttctcaactatttctttatttttttaagataaaattatttctttattaagaGAAGAGAATGGTAGCATAaaactacttttcttttttgttatttttatttttttatttagggttttaaggttttttaatatttgttgagTGGTCACACTTTCTGACAGAGattgacagtaaaaattattattagattttggatccaatgataattttcatTGTCACATCAAAGAGTGTGTACTTGAGAGCGTCTAGCATTTCTCCTTATGGATGGTgacatttgttaaaaaaaaataaaagttgtagtatcCAAACTTCTAGGAGTATCGATCTTCAATGGAAGGGGGTAAAGAGGTTGGTTACTTTTCTAGGAGTATCTTCAATGCAAGAAAGTTGAATAGAATTACGGCTGTCTCTATCAGGGACCCGATTATATGGCTAagtccttccttttttttcggCTGAGAAATGGCAGAGCCCTTCATGACTATTGACTAATATGGTGTGTAGTCAGCAGATTTGGTTATAAGAAGATAATTTTCAAGGGGCTCCTATTGCAAAGTTGACTAGTATTTGAAACAATATCTATAATATGAAGAATATAACTAGTATTCAAACAatcaatgaaaaaaagaaagaaaatacaaatttgTCACTTGCCCCGTACAAGGCTGCTAACTTGAAAGCCAATGAATTAAGCTCTGAAGTCGCCCTTTCCTTTATTTGAAAATGACCTCATTGTAAGAtatggaggaagaagaaagtgCAGAGGAGATACAGAGAAGATGAATGTGCAGAGATACGTTGGAAAAAAGGTGTTGGGCGTGATGTTAAAGTATGAAGAAGTGTGTAATATAGTCTTGGGCAATGAGTTTAGAGATGTTGGGTGTGATGTTTGAAGTATGGAGAGTTGTGTAATCTAGCTTGGACAGTGAGTTCAGAATAGATAGGCGTGTGTGATAGGTGTTGGGCAGTTGGACAGATGCGTATGTGAGGCTGCTGGACAGATGCATGGATAACAGCTAGCAGTGGTAAAAAAGTTTACATTCAAcatgaaataaatgctaaatGAATTCAAAACAAACTCATAAAAATAGAGATGAAAATGCCCTTAGTCCCATTGCACTTCACCATCTCCGATTGAACACCAATCCCCCTAATGTGATGTTGACGGTGGTTCGGTCGTTCTACTTGAAAAGGGCCAGATCCCTACCAACCAGCCTTTTTAGTCAAAGAACGGTCGGATCCAACCGTTTTTGCCGGAGAATGGTCGGATCCCAGCGGCTGGCTGGGGATCCGGctgtttttagattttttatggtAAGGGCATTTTCATTTCTATATTTGTAAGtttattttggattattttaGCATTTACTTCTTATTGACAGTTGGCACAATATAAGCTGTTAGATCCAAAGAAGGGCTGAGATTTGAGaatttgagatctcaaattgtcaaaagaaatttgaggggatcctgatcctCGTTTGAAAAAAGATGACCTACCTCAAgcttcaaccaaaaaaatctttcaaataGATTTTCAGCTTCAAACAGCTACCACTTCTTCAACAGCACTACAAGGAAAGCATTTAACAACATTAAAAATCAGCCCAATCATGACCATCAAAACTTTTCAATGCAAATACTCATACATATAGCTTTTATTGGAGTAAGCAGCATTTACCCACAACCTAGAAATCAACACTTTTCAATGCAAATACTAATGCACAGCTTCTATTGGAGTAAGCAGCATTTTTCAATGCAAATACTCCTACAGTTtactttttcttcccttttttcaaccactccctcttcttcttccttgtgAGAGCCTCTACCTCATACATAggaattttctctttttcatgtTATTTGCATCTCCATCTTCATTACTTGGTGCCAAAATCATAGTAATTTCTATTTCTTGCTCCATTGTATTTAGCTGTCAATATATAGATATGAACTAATATTTTGTGCTATTAtgagaaaaatagcacaaacctTTGTAAAAATACTTGCATAGAGGTTGCAACCCACAAATCTTGTATTTTAACATAAAACCTCACAACAttcttttggatgaaaaaatttgccaaaaaatttctgattttgaCCTTGCAAAAATATGCCctagagaagaaagaagaaagtatCATTCTCTCACAAGTCAGATGTTTATAGCTATAGAATGATAGTTTTTGAAATAGTTAGGGAAGAAGGAATATAGATCTTGAGATTGatcatttgttttgttctttctttttttcttcttcttcttcttttttttttttttttttttgtttttttttttttttttgggtttggttcCTCAGCAACCAGAGGATGCATTGATGAACAAAACAAATAGTCAACAATTTTATGATGAATTGAGATTGGTGATTTGTTCTGTGTGTggtttttgtagtgtttttttttttatgattatattaCAATTATATAGTTTTGCATATATCAATTGTTTTGTAATGTGAATGCCGCTGTTGGATTCATAaacaatagaaaagaaaagaaaataagccaAAATCCTTGAATTTACTCCGGAAAGTTTCTCTCTTTAGTTAATATGTTGTAATAATTCTCAATTTTCTTTCGCTTTTGTTTCTATGAATATGTGGGAAATAGTAAAGCAAGAAATTCTAtatcttgaatttctttttgggaaaaaaagattaaaaaaaaaaatcattattattattttattattcttttccaagaagatttcatgaaaatatttttaattaattaaattttaataaataataaaaaaaaaaactatcagtAGCGTGGGTTATAGGCTAGTATTTTTAGAGACTAATGTTACTCTTTTATACTCATTTCACATCGGCTTATATGacatattttgagtttttttttttttttttaaaagtggttGTCGTGTCAACCAATATGAAATGGATGTGAAAAacaacattactcttttttaaaatgcatgcgAGAATCACACacatagataaaaaaaaatgcatgagaaGATTATATACTCTAAAGATAgatattagtttaataaattggattgaaatgattttttctaATCCAGTTCAGAAGAAAACTTTGCCCTAGCTTTTTGCGTGAGCTTTTGCAACATAACTAGTTTTATATAAAAGAAGGAATGTATGACCTAAGTACAAAATGAGAGAGTGAAAGCAGATAAACAAATAAGTCCCTCAAAACCCATAAGATGGGTGGGAGGGTACACAAACCTTATAGGCCACTATTATAAAGCAAAACAATTTGAATAGTTTTCACAAAAAGCAAGCTATAGAACAAATTAACTACAAACATACACTCTTATTAGCTAACTATTTGCTATATCTTTTATGTCCTTAACTATGGTAATGTGTAACTGAGATTATAGTCCTCCTGCTTTAGAAGTTCTGCCATTATCTTGTGGCGTCAACCAGGATAAAATCTTCAGTGCATCTTCCATTGATGGCCGATCAGATGTCCTACTTCTAGTGCAGAGGAAGGCAACTTCAAGAACCAGTTTTATCTCCTCTTGCACAGAGGGTTGAGAATCAGCTTTAGAAGTTCGGTCATTATCTGGTGATTTTGGGGTTGTTGAAGAGCTTGAGGGAGTTTGGGGGGAAGAGTTTGTGAGGGAGAGGTGTCCGGATGTAGTGGTGGCGGCGCATGGACCGGTAACGGCGGCTGGGGCGGAGAGGCTTGGGGTGAAGGTGGCCGGATGTGATGAGCTCAAGGTTTGATAGCTTTGAAGGTGTCGTGGATGCACTTGGGTTGAAATAATGGGTGAGATGGGTTTAGGATttaagattttgatcaaacatgtgtaattttgttttgcaaTAGAAAGTTTATGCAAATTTTTGTGTATGATTCAATCATTCATATGTGAAGATATAAGTTGAATCTTAATTAGTAATGAATACAATaattatgttttatgaataatatttttagaaGATAATTTAAGGATGAGACTTAAAGAaacattttataatttatttgtaataaaaaattcataaaatatatgtgttatgCATTTCTCTTATGTGAATAGTTAGTGTTGAGGAtggaagatgattttttttttttggttcagtGTTCACGAATTTatgcaaagaaaaaaacaacttttGCATAGAGGCCATTTAGAAAGTTATTAAGGTTGAGTATTTGAAAAGAAAGGAATCGGCACATTTTTTAGGACAGTGAGACCAATGC is a window of Alnus glutinosa chromosome 4, dhAlnGlut1.1, whole genome shotgun sequence DNA encoding:
- the LOC133867261 gene encoding cysteine-rich receptor-like protein kinase 19 — protein: MASKLLTLLLLLLFFLPLKSHSSTPQTQSWVQAGYYYAGSEIVISDINSKLFTHLICAFAYINSSTYHLSINASTEQLFSTFTLTVKRKNPSITTLLSIWVGREDYSTFFSMINQSSYRNSFIQSSIRTARLYGFHGFDLCGVVPSKSSDMINLGTLLNEWRVAVDSEARNSIQSRLLLVMSGRYLPALGSESYPMESMQRNLDWLHVKAYDYYVPGKDNVTHFHAALRGQLNGANTDDGIKEWRRRGFLPSKLVLGLPFHGFAWTLVKPQNNATGAPSTGPAVTMDGSMGYKFIKFYIRSYGYGAASVYNATYVVNSWTIGRTWINYDDVEAIRAKVSYAKQNGLLGYNVFQVGNDDNWVLSRAAQEEGEDQHKKRPSLLIILPTTVAVLLILSFMICYLWRRVIKSRGCGESAKRLLYKVKIKLPDPEDLDNNASNLQEFSYTTIKAATQNFSRENKLGEGGYGPVYKGKLRKGQEIAAKRLSRTSNQGLEEFKNEVTLTARLQHVNLVRVLGYCTERDEKMLIYEYMANKSLYLYLFDPTKKFLLDWEKRVHIIEGITQGLLYLQEYSNFTIIHRDLKASNILLDNDMNPKISDFGMARIFRKDEHEANTGRIVGTYGYVPPEYVRKGIYSTKSDVYSFGVLLLQIISGKKTACYYGTHENLNLLEYAYVLWKEGKGWEFLDPSLDDLSSSCKLLRCMEVALLCVQENPVDRPSILEISSMLRNETAAINTPKKPAFSLQRDENEEEICLSRGKFCSVNDATISQLVPR